One region of Microbacterium sp. M28 genomic DNA includes:
- a CDS encoding LysR family transcriptional regulator, with translation MDVTLDITLLRTFVAIREHGGFGRAAAALQCSQPTVSQHVRVLERRLGLSLVEKVGRVARFTPDGERLLIEARRIISVHDEALRQLRGAPASADVSTEAEIEGVGVQDSGELSAFLRFVADCAPQLLSEWSAAGNTSSRTDTSRRV, from the coding sequence ATGGACGTGACACTGGACATCACGCTGCTCAGGACGTTCGTCGCGATCCGCGAGCACGGCGGTTTCGGACGCGCGGCTGCGGCGCTGCAATGCAGCCAGCCCACCGTCAGCCAGCACGTGCGCGTGCTCGAGCGACGGCTGGGCCTGTCACTCGTCGAGAAGGTCGGACGGGTCGCGCGCTTCACGCCGGACGGCGAACGACTGCTGATCGAGGCGCGCCGCATCATCTCCGTGCACGACGAGGCGCTGCGGCAACTGAGGGGAGCGCCGGCGTCCGCCGATGTGAGCACGGAGGCCGAGATCGAGGGCGTCGGCGTGCAGGACAGCGGTGAGCTGTCCGCCTTTCTCCGCTTCGTCGCCGACTGCGCTCCACAGCTGCTCTCCGAGTGGTCCGCTGCCGGTAACACATCGTCACGCACTGACACGTCCCGTCGTGTGTGA
- a CDS encoding VOC family protein yields MAHGDITHIDIPVGDMARATTFYSTLFGWQIAEMPGFEGYPMWQAPNGISGGGLAPRDPGFTQPRSYVEVDSIDETIAAAVAAGGSVAAERQPITDTSAWAVIVDPDGNHIGLFEGVVGG; encoded by the coding sequence ATGGCACACGGAGACATCACGCACATCGATATCCCGGTGGGGGACATGGCGCGTGCGACGACGTTCTATTCGACGCTGTTCGGCTGGCAGATCGCCGAGATGCCCGGGTTCGAGGGGTACCCGATGTGGCAGGCCCCGAACGGTATCTCGGGCGGCGGACTCGCTCCGCGCGATCCCGGCTTCACCCAACCGCGTTCGTACGTCGAGGTCGACTCGATCGACGAGACGATCGCGGCGGCGGTCGCAGCCGGAGGCAGCGTCGCTGCCGAACGGCAGCCGATCACCGACACGAGCGCGTGGGCCGTGATCGTCGATCCGGACGGCAACCACATCGGGCTGTTCGAAGGCGTCGTCGGCGGCTGA